One stretch of Dokdonia sp. Hel_I_53 DNA includes these proteins:
- a CDS encoding mechanosensitive ion channel family protein yields MDKQTVGHFFFNQFENWGLSEIAAKFLNALILGILLLILVVVVDLIVRNILRRVAASISKRSKTNFDDLLIKNRAPRRVAHLVPLYMLLAFLPTVLIDFPETHRIFLVLFTLVGIFIALRIIRAFLHTLKDYFKTVPGLRDKPIDSYIQVFMIFAWVFMLFFAVSLVTPVSLKEAVGTFGAASAIILLIFKDTILGFVASIQVSINDMIRIGDWVTFDKFGADGDVIEINLATVKVQNFDMTITTIPTYALISDSFKNWRGMTDSPGRRIKRSLLIKQDSIKFLSDKDVEALKNIRLVSSYLSAMEDKLEKINSQDHIDRSLQINGLNLTNIGVFRKYMETYIENHSAINKEMLLMCRQLAPTAQGVPLEVYCFSKDKVWENYEYIMADLFDHFLAAVSYFELELFELPSNQKDSFVNVNE; encoded by the coding sequence ATGGATAAACAAACGGTAGGACATTTTTTTTTCAATCAATTTGAAAATTGGGGACTTTCAGAAATAGCTGCAAAATTTCTAAATGCACTCATACTGGGTATATTGCTTCTTATCCTTGTTGTGGTCGTAGATCTCATTGTTAGAAATATTTTACGTCGTGTAGCTGCGAGTATTTCTAAACGATCCAAAACAAATTTTGATGACTTATTGATTAAAAACAGAGCTCCACGTAGGGTTGCACACTTAGTCCCTCTCTACATGCTACTGGCTTTTTTACCTACAGTATTAATTGATTTTCCAGAAACGCATAGAATATTTTTGGTATTGTTTACACTGGTAGGGATCTTTATTGCACTGCGTATTATACGCGCTTTTTTACATACACTTAAAGATTACTTTAAAACAGTACCTGGCCTAAGAGACAAGCCCATAGACAGTTACATACAGGTATTTATGATCTTTGCTTGGGTTTTTATGCTATTTTTTGCCGTAAGCCTTGTGACTCCAGTATCTTTAAAAGAAGCTGTAGGAACCTTTGGAGCTGCCTCTGCTATTATATTGCTTATCTTCAAGGATACCATTTTAGGTTTTGTCGCTAGTATTCAAGTGTCTATTAACGATATGATACGTATAGGTGACTGGGTTACTTTTGATAAGTTTGGGGCAGATGGAGATGTTATTGAAATTAACCTTGCTACTGTAAAAGTGCAAAATTTTGATATGACCATTACGACCATTCCTACCTATGCGCTCATCTCAGATTCATTTAAGAACTGGCGTGGTATGACAGATAGCCCTGGGAGGCGTATTAAACGATCATTACTGATCAAACAAGACAGCATTAAATTTCTTTCAGACAAGGACGTAGAGGCATTAAAGAACATACGGCTGGTTTCAAGTTATTTAAGTGCGATGGAAGACAAATTAGAAAAAATTAATTCTCAAGATCATATAGATCGATCACTTCAAATTAATGGATTAAACTTGACAAACATAGGAGTCTTTAGAAAATATATGGAAACCTATATTGAGAATCACAGCGCTATTAACAAGGAAATGTTACTCATGTGTCGTCAACTTGCGCCTACCGCTCAAGGAGTACCATTAGAGGTATATTGCTTTAGTAAAGATAAAGTCTGGGAGAATTACGAGTATATTATGGCAGATTTATTTGATCACTTTCTTGCTGCAGTATCTTATTTTGAGCTTGAGTTGTTTGAATTACCTAGTAATCAAAAAGATTCTTTTGTAAATGTAAACGAGTAG
- a CDS encoding M56 family metallopeptidase, translated as MIVTYLIKSTLCLAVFLLFYKLVLENSLLHHFKRYYLLFAVGFATAIPLVTFTYDTNTTVEEAAIVYQSTGEEFSKETIPVAAPATNYTQIALVIIYTLGFSFFTVRFTANLVRLKRKISKAHLLPKKGFTLVLLKTKMIPHSFFKWIFLNENEYHQDKIPKEVLAHEATHVRQKHSWDILFIELIQVIFWFNPLIWLSRNTIKLNHEFLADKGALNEGTQISTYQNLLLSYSSCAHHTSLESPFNYSLTKKRIVMLSKSFNRKTAILKTLLVIPLVALCLFLFNNEIVAQSQNTTDLSASELDEVLNLELNTAGVFLFEGKELDKQALDSLAVQQHITSALVKTDVNYPESLKKEKIEQLFELTRSSKSSFCVEFYTGNDENYASQFNTGAQRNGKKSLVIEIKNDQIWINGKFTPISKLKAVINEITKGWSPKEYAEAVRSFMFKGNSIAFSKKAEKEFQKTNYVKENPSAKLLPPPPPAPLSELPPPPPPPMPPSIQDHLLKMKKLGSIFLFNEEEISFDSALELVKKDKTLSIKTPLPYSNPPKTYISKS; from the coding sequence ATGATTGTAACCTATCTTATAAAAAGCACACTTTGTCTGGCCGTATTTTTACTATTCTATAAATTAGTACTAGAGAATAGTTTGTTACATCATTTTAAACGCTATTATTTACTCTTTGCTGTTGGATTTGCAACAGCTATCCCGCTTGTTACTTTTACGTATGATACTAATACTACCGTTGAAGAAGCAGCTATTGTTTATCAATCCACAGGTGAGGAATTTTCTAAAGAAACAATTCCAGTAGCTGCACCAGCAACAAATTATACACAGATTGCTCTAGTAATAATCTACACTTTAGGATTTAGTTTCTTTACTGTAAGATTTACGGCTAATTTAGTTCGCTTAAAGCGAAAAATTTCAAAAGCACACCTTCTTCCTAAAAAGGGTTTTACACTGGTTTTGTTAAAAACAAAAATGATTCCACATTCATTCTTTAAATGGATATTTCTTAATGAAAATGAGTATCATCAGGATAAAATACCTAAAGAGGTCCTTGCTCATGAAGCAACGCATGTACGTCAAAAACACTCTTGGGATATTCTTTTTATAGAACTTATTCAAGTTATATTTTGGTTTAATCCATTAATATGGCTGTCAAGAAACACCATAAAACTCAATCATGAATTTCTTGCAGATAAAGGGGCTTTAAATGAAGGCACCCAAATCTCGACATATCAAAATTTACTTTTAAGCTACTCATCTTGTGCTCATCACACTTCGCTTGAAAGCCCATTCAATTATTCATTAACCAAAAAACGAATCGTTATGTTATCAAAATCATTTAATCGTAAAACAGCAATCCTTAAAACATTATTAGTCATCCCGCTTGTGGCATTATGCCTCTTCCTATTTAATAATGAAATCGTAGCACAATCTCAAAATACTACAGATCTATCTGCCAGTGAACTAGACGAGGTTTTAAACCTAGAGCTCAACACAGCAGGAGTGTTTCTTTTTGAAGGTAAGGAACTGGATAAACAGGCTTTAGATAGTTTAGCAGTACAGCAGCATATTACCTCTGCACTCGTTAAAACAGATGTAAATTATCCTGAAAGTCTTAAAAAAGAGAAAATAGAACAATTATTTGAGCTTACAAGAAGTTCTAAAAGTAGTTTTTGTGTAGAATTTTATACTGGCAATGATGAAAACTACGCCTCTCAATTCAATACTGGTGCACAGAGAAATGGAAAAAAATCATTGGTGATAGAAATTAAAAATGATCAAATCTGGATTAATGGCAAGTTTACCCCAATTTCCAAATTGAAAGCGGTAATTAATGAAATCACTAAAGGATGGTCTCCAAAAGAGTATGCTGAAGCAGTCAGATCATTTATGTTTAAAGGAAATAGTATCGCCTTCAGTAAAAAGGCCGAAAAAGAATTCCAAAAAACCAATTATGTAAAAGAAAATCCCTCAGCAAAGTTACTACCACCACCGCCACCAGCACCCCTTTCTGAACTACCACCTCCGCCACCGCCTCCAATGCCACCCTCTATCCAAGATCACTTGTTAAAAATGAAAAAACTTGGAAGTATATTTTTATTTAATGAAGAAGAAATATCATTTGATAGCGCATTAGAATTAGTTAAGAAAGACAAAACCCTATCAATAAAAACACCTCTCCCATATAGTAATCCGCCTAAAACGTATATCTCTAAATCATAA